A single Vibrio sp. YMD68 DNA region contains:
- the gspI gene encoding type II secretion system minor pseudopilin GspI, translating into MRGMTLLEVLIALAIFATAAISVIRSVGQHMNTIAHLEEKTFAAMVVDNQMAMVMLDPSGLKAKQGTAEMAGQTWYWTVTPIKTAGDLLKAFDVSASLSKQGDAIITVRSYVSQ; encoded by the coding sequence GTGCGCGGTATGACGTTACTCGAAGTGTTAATTGCATTGGCTATTTTTGCCACGGCGGCTATTTCTGTGATTCGTTCGGTGGGTCAGCACATGAATACGATTGCCCATTTGGAAGAAAAAACGTTTGCTGCGATGGTCGTGGATAATCAAATGGCGATGGTGATGCTGGATCCATCAGGATTGAAAGCTAAGCAAGGAACGGCAGAAATGGCCGGACAAACCTGGTATTGGACCGTCACCCCTATCAAGACTGCTGGGGATTTACTAAAAGCGTTTGATGTGAGCGCCTCTTTGTCCAAACAGGGCGATGCGATTATAACGGTAAGAAGCTATGTTTCTCAGTAA
- the gspJ gene encoding type II secretion system minor pseudopilin GspJ yields MFLSKAMFRSKRIARKAQQGFTLLEVLIAMAIFAALSVSAYQVVDQVRMSNAISLERGDRLKELQRSLVVMDSDFRQMATRQFRTNGEAGGELNEAQLLQWKDYLLESDGKGVLFTRLGWHNPQQQFPRGEILKVGYRIKETTLERVWWRYPDTPAGQQPIITPILTDVESFSMRFYSKGTWSDKWEAAQTLPEAVALELELADYAKIERVYLIASGSIVLTESKQEDRDSFNNDSSDDDDPNGEEDSDEPSE; encoded by the coding sequence ATGTTTCTCAGTAAAGCTATGTTTCGCAGTAAACGGATAGCTCGCAAGGCTCAGCAAGGGTTTACCTTGTTAGAGGTACTGATTGCTATGGCTATTTTTGCCGCGTTAAGCGTGAGTGCTTACCAAGTGGTGGATCAGGTCCGTATGAGCAATGCGATATCGCTGGAACGCGGTGATCGCTTGAAAGAATTGCAACGCAGCCTTGTGGTTATGGACAGTGATTTTAGACAAATGGCCACGCGACAATTTCGTACCAATGGCGAGGCGGGTGGTGAGCTGAATGAGGCTCAACTACTGCAATGGAAAGACTATCTTTTAGAATCAGACGGAAAAGGTGTGCTATTCACTCGACTCGGTTGGCATAACCCACAACAACAGTTTCCACGCGGCGAAATTCTTAAAGTTGGCTATCGAATCAAAGAGACAACGTTAGAGCGAGTATGGTGGCGCTACCCTGATACACCAGCAGGTCAGCAACCCATCATTACCCCTATTCTGACGGATGTCGAATCGTTCTCTATGCGATTCTACTCAAAAGGCACTTGGAGCGATAAGTGGGAAGCGGCTCAAACACTGCCAGAAGCCGTGGCGCTAGAGCTGGAGTTGGCTGATTACGCAAAAATAGAGCGCGTTTACCTCATTGCTAGCGGATCGATAGTGCTCACTGAGAGCAAACAAGAAGATCGAGACTCCTTTAATAACGATTCTTCTGATGATGACGATCCTAACGGTGAGGAGGACAGCGATGAACCAAGCGAGTAA
- the gspK gene encoding type II secretion system minor pseudopilin GspK, producing MNQASNKQRGVALIIVLMLLAVMVSLAATMSSRLFTQYKRGSNQVSYQQAYWYGIGVESLAKAAIEQSFQDSDTVNLSQPWALEEQTYPLDYGTLSGRMVDKQACFNLNVFSRVTLSSSQIEKPYLIRFWQTLLEEVEVDNYQAEVIADSTWEFINQESSVQSSQGVGDSYYESLSPAYMAANGFIADTSELRSIQQVSGDVMQKVAPYICALPSDDWRLNVNTINADQSALLVAMFQPHLNQQDAISLIESRPFDGWASVEDFMAESSISVIEESVRKEAQAYLSVDSAYFESDAEVLVNDSRVRIRSLLFSDNRETATVIRRRFGGFSERVSDSSTE from the coding sequence ATGAACCAAGCGAGTAATAAACAGCGAGGTGTTGCACTGATCATCGTTCTCATGCTGCTGGCTGTGATGGTGTCGCTCGCAGCCACTATGTCGAGCCGTTTATTCACACAATATAAACGAGGAAGCAACCAGGTCAGTTACCAGCAAGCTTATTGGTATGGCATTGGCGTAGAAAGTTTAGCAAAAGCTGCGATTGAACAGAGTTTCCAAGACAGCGATACGGTCAATTTGTCTCAGCCTTGGGCATTAGAAGAGCAAACCTACCCGTTAGATTATGGGACATTGAGTGGCCGAATGGTGGATAAACAAGCCTGCTTTAATCTCAATGTTTTCTCTCGGGTAACGCTTTCGTCTTCTCAGATAGAAAAACCGTATTTAATCCGGTTTTGGCAAACCTTGCTGGAAGAAGTGGAGGTGGACAATTACCAAGCGGAAGTGATTGCGGATTCTACATGGGAGTTTATCAATCAAGAGTCCTCGGTACAGTCATCGCAGGGTGTGGGTGACAGCTATTATGAATCACTGTCACCTGCGTATATGGCGGCTAACGGTTTTATTGCTGATACCAGTGAACTGAGATCAATACAGCAGGTTTCTGGGGATGTCATGCAAAAGGTTGCGCCCTATATTTGCGCTTTGCCAAGTGATGATTGGCGTTTAAATGTCAACACAATCAATGCCGATCAATCGGCGTTATTGGTGGCGATGTTTCAGCCTCATTTGAATCAACAAGATGCGATTTCATTGATTGAGTCTAGGCCTTTTGATGGTTGGGCATCGGTTGAGGATTTTATGGCAGAAAGTAGCATTAGTGTTATTGAAGAAAGTGTTCGCAAGGAAGCTCAAGCCTATCTGAGTGTGGATAGTGCCTATTTTGAATCGGATGCAGAAGTATTAGTGAATGACTCTCGAGTACGCATTCGAAGTCTATTATTTAGTGATAATCGAGAAACAGCAACGGTCATTCGCCGTCGCTTTGGAGGGTTCAGTGAGCGAGTTTCTGACAGTTCGACTGAGTAG
- the gspL gene encoding type II secretion system protein GspL — MSEFLTVRLSSDKNAQIQWLVWSTTQSEIIASGELNGWEELGELSGYAEQRQGIVLLSSDDIVLAEVDMPAGSSRQLESMLPYLLEDDIAQDVDELHFTVLSKQAKKACIAAVDKRWLKACLDELKLAGINVSKVLPDVLALPRLGELTAANIDQHWLVRKGDSLGLSLPAPWLETLTTSDWVKEGQEYLPLTSYSPLPPLELDSEQSWQSVDGPLIMQLLTEGALGSKVTLLSGEFKPNSSLLKYWSIWKKTAVAAAVIGAVFVGQYGLQISQDEAKAEAYRAESERIFREALPGKTRIPTVSYLKRQMNDEATRLSGGGGGSPILDWLNQIPDSLKANSSMTLLSIRYDGNRNEVRIQAKSKDFQSFEQVRIKFAEHFEVEQGQLSRSGEWVNGSFVLKR, encoded by the coding sequence GTGAGCGAGTTTCTGACAGTTCGACTGAGTAGTGATAAAAACGCACAGATTCAGTGGTTAGTTTGGTCAACAACACAAAGTGAGATCATTGCCAGCGGTGAACTCAATGGATGGGAAGAGCTGGGCGAGCTGTCTGGATATGCAGAGCAAAGACAAGGAATCGTGTTGCTATCGAGCGATGATATCGTTCTAGCTGAAGTCGACATGCCAGCAGGATCATCGCGTCAATTGGAATCAATGCTTCCTTACTTATTGGAAGATGACATTGCCCAAGATGTTGATGAGCTTCATTTTACCGTATTAAGCAAGCAAGCGAAGAAAGCCTGTATCGCTGCCGTCGATAAACGTTGGTTAAAAGCGTGTTTGGACGAGCTTAAACTCGCTGGGATAAATGTCAGTAAAGTGCTGCCAGATGTACTCGCATTACCGAGACTTGGTGAGCTTACTGCGGCGAATATTGATCAACATTGGTTAGTTCGAAAAGGCGACAGTTTAGGGCTGAGTTTACCTGCACCTTGGCTTGAAACCTTAACGACATCTGACTGGGTAAAAGAGGGGCAAGAGTACTTACCCTTAACCTCTTACAGTCCTTTGCCGCCACTAGAGTTGGATAGTGAGCAATCGTGGCAAAGTGTCGATGGGCCACTGATTATGCAGCTGCTTACCGAAGGCGCACTTGGCTCGAAAGTCACGTTATTGAGCGGGGAGTTTAAGCCTAATTCATCCCTGTTAAAGTACTGGTCTATTTGGAAAAAAACCGCCGTTGCCGCAGCGGTTATTGGCGCAGTGTTTGTCGGTCAGTACGGTTTGCAAATTTCTCAGGATGAAGCCAAAGCCGAAGCTTATCGAGCCGAAAGCGAACGTATATTCCGTGAGGCGTTACCCGGAAAAACCCGAATCCCGACGGTGAGCTATTTAAAACGCCAGATGAACGATGAAGCGACCCGTTTATCCGGTGGCGGTGGTGGCTCTCCAATACTGGATTGGCTGAATCAAATTCCAGATTCATTGAAAGCCAATAGCTCGATGACGTTGCTGAGTATTCGTTACGATGGCAATCGAAATGAAGTTAGAATTCAAGCGAAAAGTAAAGATTTTCAAAGCTTTGAACAAGTTAGAATTAAGTTTGCTGAGCATTTTGAAGTAGAACAAGGTCAGTTAAGCCGCTCGGGTGAGTGGGTTAATGGCAGCTTTGTGTTGAAGAGATAG
- a CDS encoding type II secretion system protein M, protein MMSKLVTSFRLWWQGISIREQRLVMICTGLLVVGVGYWGILEPIQQRSLQAQNKVNSEQQLLNWVKNKADEITQLRAQSGLVTTSEPLNQVISSSASRFKVELIRIQPRDDMFQVWVQPIEFNQLIGWITYLKEQQGVDVEHLDVARTDQDGMVDVKRLQFKRGG, encoded by the coding sequence ATGATGAGTAAACTGGTCACGTCTTTTAGGCTTTGGTGGCAAGGCATCAGTATTCGAGAGCAACGTCTAGTGATGATCTGTACGGGATTGTTAGTCGTTGGGGTTGGGTACTGGGGGATTCTAGAGCCAATACAGCAACGAAGCTTACAAGCGCAAAATAAGGTTAACAGTGAACAGCAACTGCTTAACTGGGTGAAAAATAAAGCGGATGAAATTACTCAATTACGAGCACAAAGTGGGTTAGTGACGACATCCGAGCCCCTTAATCAGGTAATTTCTTCTTCGGCGAGTCGGTTTAAAGTGGAGCTTATTCGTATCCAGCCGAGAGATGACATGTTTCAAGTTTGGGTACAACCGATAGAGTTTAATCAGTTGATTGGTTGGATTACCTACCTGAAAGAGCAACAAGGTGTTGATGTTGAACATTTGGATGTAGCACGCACCGATCAGGATGGCATGGTCGATGTCAAGCGTTTGCAGTTTAAGCGAGGTGGATAA
- a CDS encoding type II secretion system protein N: MKRIILISLLLIVTLIVSLIVHMPAQYVLQAVSLPQGLVVQGTQGSIWKGSAERVSWQGTSLGQVNWTVNAAQLLMGKVQVTTRFGQGSEIGLRGRGVVGYGFSGAYAKDVIASVPAQFAIDQLSLPLPVDLEGQLEVSIIELEHAMPYCQSGTGTVVWSGNNATTPLAELALGSVVANIDCQDNVVSINAKQESEQVSAEFEGQLDAATNGQLTYSAKGWFKPEANFPTSLSSQLQWLGNPDSKGHYSLDFNGRL, translated from the coding sequence ATGAAGCGCATCATTCTGATTTCATTGCTTTTGATTGTCACGCTTATCGTGAGCCTGATTGTCCACATGCCAGCTCAATATGTTTTGCAAGCGGTGTCTTTGCCACAAGGTTTAGTGGTGCAGGGGACGCAAGGCTCAATATGGAAAGGCAGCGCGGAGCGTGTCAGTTGGCAGGGGACTTCTCTGGGCCAAGTTAACTGGACAGTCAATGCCGCCCAACTGCTGATGGGTAAAGTTCAAGTGACCACTCGTTTTGGGCAAGGAAGCGAGATAGGGCTGAGAGGGCGAGGTGTAGTTGGTTATGGCTTTTCTGGCGCCTATGCCAAAGACGTGATTGCTTCTGTTCCGGCTCAGTTTGCTATTGATCAGCTGTCTTTGCCACTGCCGGTGGATCTTGAAGGCCAACTCGAGGTTTCCATTATCGAACTTGAGCATGCGATGCCGTATTGTCAGAGCGGCACAGGAACCGTGGTTTGGAGTGGTAACAACGCGACAACCCCGTTAGCTGAACTGGCGCTTGGCTCTGTTGTGGCGAACATTGATTGCCAAGATAACGTCGTCTCGATTAATGCGAAGCAGGAAAGTGAGCAAGTCAGCGCGGAGTTTGAAGGGCAATTAGACGCAGCGACCAATGGTCAGCTGACATACAGTGCCAAGGGTTGGTTTAAACCAGAAGCTAATTTTCCGACGAGTTTATCGAGCCAGTTGCAATGGCTGGGTAACCCAGATAGCAAAGGGCATTATTCATTGGATTTCAATGGCCGTTTATAG
- the cysQ gene encoding 3'(2'),5'-bisphosphate nucleotidase CysQ: protein MSTDKDLSHLIPSVVEVARSAGQLILDIYETKQYEAYVKSDETPVTSADIAAHKLIVNQLSALTPDIPVLSEEAADISLEKREKWSRYWLVDPLDGTQEFIARSGDFATIIALIDNNQPIMGVVYAPVSGVTYYAYKGKGAWKIPDLCEKVEIESHKHEQGQKQSIGMAISRRQDINSITARLSSAWNYDLVPLGSAALKACLVAEGAVDCYLRIGPTGEWDTAATQCIVEEAGGRILSTQLAPLSYNQRETLENPNFLVLGDESLPWDEILKVKD, encoded by the coding sequence ATGTCTACTGATAAAGACTTATCTCACCTGATACCTTCCGTGGTTGAAGTGGCTCGTTCTGCTGGGCAACTTATCCTCGACATCTATGAAACAAAACAATACGAAGCCTATGTCAAAAGTGATGAAACGCCGGTCACAAGCGCGGACATTGCTGCGCATAAGCTCATCGTCAATCAACTATCGGCACTTACGCCTGATATCCCTGTTCTCTCTGAAGAAGCCGCGGACATTAGCTTAGAGAAGCGTGAGAAGTGGAGCCGCTATTGGTTAGTAGACCCACTCGACGGCACGCAAGAGTTCATTGCTCGCAGTGGAGACTTCGCAACCATCATCGCATTGATCGACAATAATCAGCCGATCATGGGAGTGGTTTACGCGCCTGTTTCTGGTGTGACTTATTACGCTTATAAAGGGAAAGGGGCTTGGAAGATTCCCGATCTGTGTGAAAAAGTCGAGATTGAGAGCCACAAGCATGAACAAGGCCAGAAGCAATCCATCGGCATGGCGATCAGCCGACGTCAGGACATTAATAGCATCACCGCTCGTTTGAGCAGCGCATGGAACTACGATCTTGTGCCACTGGGCTCTGCCGCACTGAAAGCTTGTTTGGTGGCCGAAGGAGCTGTCGATTGTTATTTAAGAATCGGTCCAACGGGCGAATGGGATACAGCGGCCACTCAATGTATCGTCGAAGAAGCGGGCGGGCGCATTTTAAGCACCCAGTTAGCCCCTCTCTCATACAACCAAAGAGAGACCCTTGAAAACCCGAATTTCTTGGTGCTTGGGGATGAGTCCCTACCTTGGGATGAAATCTTGAAAGTAAAAGACTGA
- the nudE gene encoding ADP compounds hydrolase NudE — translation MTKLSPPTILSIRSIAQSKLFTIESLDLRFSNGVLRTYERMKPSGRHAVMMVPVTEQGDLLLVREYAAGTERYELGFPKGLIDLGESATDAANRELKEEIGFGANKLTPLKQVVLAPSYFSSQMTLFVAQDLYSEKLEGDEPEPLEVVRWPLAQAEELVTHLDFCEARSITALLLALKHLEKQQ, via the coding sequence ATGACAAAATTGAGCCCGCCTACCATTCTCTCTATTCGCTCGATTGCTCAATCTAAGCTATTCACCATCGAGTCACTTGACTTACGCTTTAGCAATGGTGTTTTACGCACCTATGAGCGAATGAAGCCCAGTGGTCGTCATGCCGTAATGATGGTGCCCGTGACCGAACAAGGTGACTTACTGTTAGTGCGCGAATACGCAGCGGGGACAGAGCGATATGAACTTGGCTTTCCAAAAGGATTGATTGACCTGGGTGAGTCGGCAACTGATGCTGCGAACCGAGAGTTAAAAGAAGAAATCGGCTTTGGTGCAAACAAGCTAACTCCGCTGAAACAGGTCGTCCTGGCTCCTTCTTATTTTTCTAGTCAAATGACCCTATTTGTTGCACAGGATCTATACTCAGAGAAACTAGAAGGTGATGAGCCAGAGCCGTTAGAAGTGGTGCGCTGGCCATTAGCTCAAGCTGAAGAGCTGGTCACTCACTTGGATTTTTGTGAAGCCCGCAGTATCACAGCCCTATTACTTGCTCTAAAGCATTTAGAAAAACAACAATAA
- the nfuA gene encoding Fe-S biogenesis protein NfuA — MSNTITITETAQTHFGGLLSQQPEGTNIRVFVVNPGTQNAECGVSYCPPEAVEATDTELKFEQFSAYIDELSLPFLEDAEVDFVTDKMGSQLTLKAPNAKMRKVADDASLIERVEYAIQTQVNPQLAGHGGHVSLVEITEDGAAIVAFGGGCNGCSMVDVTLKEGIEKELLQQFEGELTAVRDATEHDRGEHSYY; from the coding sequence GTGTCAAACACTATTACTATCACAGAAACAGCGCAAACTCACTTCGGTGGCTTACTTAGCCAACAACCTGAAGGGACGAACATTCGCGTATTTGTTGTTAACCCTGGTACTCAAAATGCAGAGTGTGGCGTCTCTTACTGCCCGCCAGAAGCGGTTGAAGCAACAGACACCGAACTAAAATTTGAACAATTCTCAGCTTATATTGACGAGCTTAGCCTGCCATTTTTAGAAGATGCAGAAGTGGATTTCGTTACCGATAAGATGGGTTCCCAGTTAACACTCAAAGCACCAAACGCCAAAATGCGTAAGGTTGCCGATGACGCCTCATTGATTGAACGTGTTGAATACGCGATTCAAACCCAGGTTAACCCTCAGCTTGCTGGGCATGGTGGTCACGTAAGTTTGGTTGAAATTACCGAAGACGGCGCCGCTATTGTTGCCTTTGGCGGCGGTTGTAATGGTTGTTCTATGGTTGATGTCACGCTAAAAGAAGGCATCGAGAAAGAACTTCTTCAGCAATTTGAAGGCGAGCTAACGGCCGTGCGTGATGCCACCGAGCATGACCGTGGTGAGCACTCTTACTACTAA
- a CDS encoding ComF family protein: MRMHLGCYCDLCQLPIHTPLLLKTPDKEHAKRKETTRQRIGSNDIEWESIWCDSCKEHFAPTTRCSRCGLTTLTPTEQCGQCLAHPPLWSKLYCVGDYKLPLSSYVHRFKYQQQFWHAKPLAALLSERIDATPDLIASVPLHWQRQLMRGFNQSELLAKQLGKRLDIEIAPNLFSRVKSTPQQKGLNKKQRQQNLRNAFRLNRSPQQKHIAIFDDVVTTGSTIHHLCQLLLDAGVETIDIYCICRTPETDNSI, encoded by the coding sequence ATGCGCATGCATCTCGGCTGTTACTGTGACCTGTGCCAACTCCCCATCCATACTCCATTGCTTCTAAAAACACCGGATAAAGAGCACGCCAAAAGAAAAGAGACAACGCGGCAAAGGATCGGAAGCAATGATATCGAGTGGGAAAGTATCTGGTGCGATAGCTGCAAGGAACACTTTGCGCCAACCACACGCTGTTCACGGTGTGGGCTTACGACGCTCACCCCAACAGAACAATGCGGCCAGTGCTTGGCGCATCCTCCTCTTTGGTCAAAGCTTTACTGCGTGGGTGACTACAAGCTCCCCTTATCAAGTTATGTTCACCGCTTCAAATATCAGCAACAGTTTTGGCATGCAAAACCATTAGCCGCGCTATTAAGCGAACGTATTGATGCAACGCCAGACCTGATAGCGAGCGTTCCACTCCATTGGCAGCGGCAGTTAATGCGAGGGTTTAATCAAAGTGAACTGCTTGCCAAACAGCTAGGCAAACGACTCGATATAGAGATTGCACCGAACCTCTTTTCTCGAGTGAAAAGCACGCCTCAGCAGAAAGGTCTCAATAAAAAACAGCGACAACAAAACCTGAGGAATGCTTTTCGTCTGAATCGCTCTCCACAACAGAAACACATTGCGATTTTTGACGATGTGGTCACGACAGGCAGTACAATCCATCATTTATGTCAATTATTGCTTGATGCTGGGGTCGAAACCATTGATATTTATTGTATCTGCCGCACTCCTGAAACAGATAACTCAATATAA
- the bioH gene encoding pimeloyl-ACP methyl ester esterase BioH: MDKALHWQVSGNGEDLVLVHGWGMNGAVWDQTVQVLSQHYRVHVVDLPGYGHSAHLHAATLEEIAQSLLPQAPKHAIWLGWSLGGLVATHMALAHSDRVTKLITVASSPKFAAEKKFAAERPWRGIQPQVLDAFTDQLVDDFQTTIERFMALQAMGSPSARLDVKQLKKAVLSRPSPNPESLLAGLKMLANEDFRQDLAAVSVPMLRMYGRLDGLVPIKVAADVQAKAPHSEQYIFSQSSHAPFMTELESFCHQIVAFGEK, encoded by the coding sequence ATGGATAAAGCTTTGCACTGGCAAGTGAGCGGTAACGGTGAGGATTTGGTCTTAGTCCACGGTTGGGGGATGAATGGGGCCGTTTGGGATCAAACCGTCCAGGTACTCAGCCAGCACTACCGAGTGCACGTCGTGGATCTCCCTGGTTATGGACACAGTGCGCACTTGCACGCCGCCACCTTAGAAGAAATTGCACAATCTTTACTGCCACAGGCTCCGAAACACGCTATTTGGCTTGGTTGGTCTTTAGGGGGCTTAGTTGCTACGCATATGGCTCTGGCTCATAGTGATCGCGTCACCAAGCTCATCACCGTCGCCAGTTCGCCCAAGTTTGCTGCAGAGAAAAAGTTTGCTGCAGAAAGACCTTGGCGCGGAATTCAACCTCAGGTTCTTGATGCCTTCACGGATCAATTAGTGGATGACTTTCAAACCACGATTGAGCGCTTTATGGCGCTGCAAGCGATGGGCAGCCCTTCAGCAAGATTGGATGTAAAGCAGCTCAAAAAAGCGGTGTTATCTCGGCCATCCCCGAACCCTGAATCGTTATTGGCGGGTTTGAAGATGTTGGCGAATGAAGATTTTCGACAAGATTTAGCGGCGGTTTCGGTGCCGATGTTGAGAATGTACGGTCGCCTCGACGGATTAGTGCCTATCAAAGTCGCCGCAGATGTACAGGCAAAGGCTCCACATTCGGAACAATACATTTTTAGTCAGTCATCGCATGCCCCATTTATGACCGAGCTGGAATCCTTCTGTCATCAAATTGTCGCTTTTGGCGAAAAATAA
- a CDS encoding ATP-dependent Lon protease, with amino-acid sequence MIVSPTNVSVPLIAPSVNVQTEQAARDNRIREPVVPTAELVKSNAERKLKADDKRRRRSSWDPSEHPDYEMDADGEIAEPQTEEPKSVLEHLFRLLALDTYSKKQGKGYAMRFRLPKRIIDAAITEGRMEKRRTVIKYHYGHAVAPNVPSEVIAVL; translated from the coding sequence ATGATTGTGTCACCGACTAACGTTAGTGTGCCGCTTATCGCCCCATCGGTTAATGTGCAAACGGAACAAGCAGCGAGAGATAATAGAATTCGTGAGCCTGTTGTACCAACCGCAGAGCTAGTCAAGTCAAACGCAGAGCGTAAGCTAAAGGCTGACGATAAACGGCGAAGGCGATCCTCATGGGATCCGTCAGAGCATCCAGATTACGAGATGGACGCTGATGGCGAAATTGCTGAGCCGCAGACCGAAGAGCCCAAAAGTGTGTTAGAGCATCTTTTTAGGCTATTGGCTTTAGACACTTACAGCAAAAAGCAAGGCAAGGGCTATGCAATGCGGTTTCGGTTGCCTAAGCGCATTATTGATGCAGCGATAACTGAGGGACGAATGGAAAAACGGCGAACGGTAATAAAATATCATTACGGTCACGCAGTGGCTCCTAACGTACCGTCTGAGGTTATAGCGGTGTTGTAA